One genomic segment of Vibrio nitrifigilis includes these proteins:
- a CDS encoding methyl-accepting chemotaxis protein: MFKYLFMPYNAALTPELKQAFTDDFKNTDKILIAVCVVYFLLVAGATSQQYGYYKLGLIGGGIAAIIPLIAYFTMAGTVMCRVIIATALMLFFIITTQQSNGLGEGHFVFFVNLAMLTRYRDWTPLLTGFLVAGIYHFAITYCQFAGVSLGGINLLIFSWGDETSWGLLAPLTYHLVIAIIAFVVGSYYVLEGNRNFTESHMIKNAVKRGYRGDMTSHLNTELVDTELTKQTNQFFMSIRETLTKFVSVTHSLTQHTYELSTSSQTLASSASSQSSEIRGITHSVEEMVEATRAIAENAEETSHGSQQCVTASTEGANAANRFSQSIASLAKEVGAAGSIMDEIENRGQQINSIVSAIRGIAEQTNLLALNAAIEAARAGEQGRGFAVVADEVRVLSQRTHTSTEEITAMIQSFQEITSNASTSMQSCQELAASSVEESHGVQEHFDTISTTIDSINNRVAQIATAAEQQSMTNTEISNNVTQVSTSAQTFTDESKGIDQHAQELRQLNEELNTILQHFKLS, encoded by the coding sequence ATGTTTAAATATCTATTTATGCCGTACAACGCCGCACTGACACCAGAGCTAAAACAGGCGTTTACTGACGACTTTAAAAATACAGATAAGATTCTTATTGCCGTATGTGTCGTTTACTTTTTGCTTGTCGCTGGTGCCACATCGCAACAATATGGCTACTATAAACTCGGTCTAATCGGTGGAGGCATAGCAGCGATCATACCGTTGATTGCCTATTTTACGATGGCAGGGACAGTTATGTGCCGCGTGATCATTGCCACCGCGCTTATGTTGTTTTTTATTATTACGACACAACAATCCAATGGGTTGGGAGAAGGACATTTTGTCTTTTTCGTTAACTTAGCGATGCTCACCCGCTACCGTGATTGGACTCCACTTCTAACCGGATTCCTTGTTGCAGGTATTTACCATTTTGCTATCACCTATTGCCAATTTGCGGGTGTCTCTTTAGGCGGTATCAATCTGCTGATATTTTCTTGGGGAGATGAAACGAGCTGGGGACTGCTTGCGCCGTTGACCTATCATTTGGTCATTGCAATCATCGCATTCGTCGTAGGAAGCTATTACGTATTAGAAGGTAACCGCAACTTTACCGAATCCCACATGATTAAAAACGCGGTTAAACGAGGCTATCGAGGTGACATGACATCGCACCTCAACACTGAATTGGTCGACACTGAACTTACAAAACAAACCAATCAGTTTTTTATGTCGATTAGAGAGACATTAACAAAATTCGTCTCAGTCACGCACTCTCTGACTCAACATACTTACGAATTATCAACGTCTTCTCAAACTTTAGCGAGCAGTGCCTCTTCCCAAAGTTCTGAAATACGTGGCATTACTCACTCAGTGGAAGAAATGGTCGAAGCAACTCGCGCTATTGCAGAAAATGCCGAAGAGACGTCACATGGTTCCCAGCAATGTGTTACAGCATCAACAGAAGGAGCAAATGCGGCGAACCGTTTTAGTCAATCAATTGCCTCATTAGCGAAAGAAGTCGGCGCTGCGGGTTCAATTATGGATGAAATAGAAAACCGTGGTCAACAAATCAACAGCATAGTATCAGCCATTCGTGGTATCGCGGAGCAAACTAACTTATTAGCACTGAATGCTGCGATTGAAGCTGCCCGTGCAGGTGAACAAGGCAGAGGCTTTGCCGTAGTAGCTGATGAAGTACGGGTTCTTTCTCAGCGCACACATACATCGACAGAAGAGATCACTGCTATGATCCAATCTTTTCAAGAGATCACGTCGAACGCCAGCACCTCAATGCAATCTTGCCAAGAACTGGCAGCATCATCCGTTGAAGAATCTCATGGTGTGCAAGAACACTTTGACACCATTTCTACCACTATTGATTCGATAAATAATCGCGTCGCTCAAATTGCGACAGCGGCAGAACAACAATCGATGACGAATACAGAAATCAGTAATAACGTCACCCAAGTTTCTACTTCTGCACAAACTTTTACCGATGAATCAAAAGGCATCGACCAACATGCGCAAGAGTTACGTCAACTTAACGAAGAACTCAACACCATACTTCAGCATTTTAAGCTGAGTTAA
- a CDS encoding pentapeptide repeat-containing protein, with the protein MTQYQHHYQTNDITNIQVLIAQHGGTISSCSFHHVSFENATLENVVFTDCQFIGCDFSNAQCNHSSFHRCDFFVDDQVCQFTKTSLIGTKFEHCNLSGCLIRSTIAYRLSLSHCTLTGSVWKDIAFNEPESTQSQSRWECCTGQSIEFSDFSIEAATFVECDLASCDSQNVRFNHCRFVGGNLNITSSAPISFLGSDLRETNLIGTKSEYVDFTGAFLNAFQAQRLGVTEQVKVC; encoded by the coding sequence ATGACTCAATATCAGCATCATTATCAAACAAACGATATAACGAATATCCAAGTGTTAATCGCTCAACACGGAGGTACTATTTCGTCATGTTCTTTTCATCACGTATCATTTGAAAACGCTACATTGGAAAACGTGGTATTTACTGACTGTCAGTTTATCGGTTGTGATTTTTCCAACGCTCAATGTAATCATTCGTCATTTCATCGTTGTGATTTTTTTGTCGATGACCAAGTGTGCCAATTCACAAAAACATCCTTGATAGGCACTAAATTTGAACATTGTAATCTGTCGGGGTGTCTGATCCGTTCAACGATAGCCTATCGTTTATCATTAAGCCATTGCACATTAACTGGCTCTGTGTGGAAAGATATTGCGTTTAATGAGCCTGAATCCACTCAAAGTCAAAGCCGTTGGGAATGTTGTACAGGGCAATCAATCGAGTTCAGTGATTTTTCTATTGAAGCTGCGACCTTTGTTGAGTGTGATTTGGCTTCTTGTGATAGCCAAAATGTTCGATTCAACCATTGTCGTTTTGTGGGTGGCAACCTCAATATTACGAGCAGTGCACCAATATCCTTCTTGGGCAGTGACCTACGTGAAACTAACTTGATTGGCACAAAGTCTGAGTATGTGGATTTTACCGGTGCATTTTTGAACGCTTTTCAAGCTCAACGATTGGGTGTCACTGAACAGGTTAAGGTGTGTTAG
- a CDS encoding type III PLP-dependent enzyme, translating into MARSVLDFSAFSHSVSSEETHLIESLVAQYGAPLMLLDCDSIRQQYRALKAALPGVTLHFALKPLPLPAVVQTLLAEGASFDLATSGEVDLVSREGVPAERTIHTHPIKRDADIRDALAYGCDVFVVDNMNELEKFIPYRDQTDVLIRLSFRNAEAFADLSKKFCCSADGAIEIATRAQELGIRIKGLSFHVGSQTIDPTKYVDAIHACHEVMVRIAELGLPAISTLDIGGGFPVAYNDEVMPIDQFCQPINEALACLPDTVQVLAEPGRFIVAPAMTNVASVMGQADREGETWYYLDDGVYGSFSGLIFDHGDYPIISLNQEGERFPSVLAGPTCDSIDVVAEHILLPKLNNGDLIITRMMGAYSSATATDFNFFKRAQTVVLNDIALENRMIG; encoded by the coding sequence ATGGCTCGCTCAGTATTGGATTTTTCCGCATTTTCTCACTCTGTATCTTCAGAAGAAACTCATCTTATTGAATCATTAGTTGCTCAATACGGCGCACCACTTATGCTGCTTGACTGCGATAGCATTCGTCAGCAATACCGTGCGTTAAAAGCAGCACTTCCAGGCGTGACTTTGCACTTTGCATTGAAACCACTACCGCTCCCCGCTGTAGTGCAAACCCTGCTAGCTGAAGGTGCGAGCTTTGACTTAGCGACATCCGGTGAAGTTGATCTGGTCTCACGAGAAGGTGTTCCAGCAGAACGTACCATTCATACTCACCCAATAAAACGTGATGCTGATATTCGCGATGCATTGGCGTATGGCTGCGACGTATTTGTTGTTGATAACATGAATGAGTTAGAAAAATTCATTCCTTATCGTGACCAAACAGACGTATTAATCCGTTTAAGTTTCCGTAACGCTGAAGCGTTTGCTGATTTATCGAAGAAATTCTGTTGTTCGGCAGATGGAGCAATTGAAATTGCGACTCGTGCACAAGAATTGGGGATTCGTATCAAAGGCTTGTCGTTCCATGTCGGTTCACAAACCATCGACCCAACCAAATATGTAGACGCGATTCACGCGTGCCATGAGGTAATGGTACGTATTGCGGAGCTTGGCCTTCCTGCGATCAGTACACTTGATATCGGTGGTGGATTCCCAGTGGCATATAATGATGAAGTGATGCCTATCGACCAATTCTGCCAACCGATTAACGAGGCACTGGCCTGTTTGCCAGATACCGTTCAGGTTCTCGCAGAACCAGGGCGCTTTATCGTTGCTCCAGCAATGACGAACGTCGCTTCAGTGATGGGACAAGCCGATCGTGAAGGTGAAACTTGGTACTACTTAGACGACGGTGTGTATGGTTCGTTCAGCGGTTTGATTTTTGACCATGGCGATTACCCTATTATCTCTCTAAATCAAGAAGGTGAACGTTTCCCAAGCGTTTTAGCTGGGCCAACTTGTGACAGTATTGACGTGGTTGCAGAACATATTTTGCTACCAAAACTCAATAATGGTGATTTGATTATCACCCGCATGATGGGCGCGTACAGCAGTGCAACAGCGACAGACTTTAACTTCTTCAAACGTGCACAAACTGTTGTGTTAAACGACATTGCACTTGAAAATCGTATGATTGGCTAA
- a CDS encoding VOC family protein — MKVNPFHLAIPVYDLPAARHFYGQVFGLEEGRSSTQWVDFNFFGHQLVIHEHPKTPSQQSAHTNPVDGHDVPVPHFGVVLDWDDWHALAERLKEHNTEFVIEPYIRFKGEVGEQATMFFLDPCGNALEFKAFQDMGQLFAK; from the coding sequence ATGAAAGTTAATCCATTTCATCTAGCAATACCAGTTTATGATTTACCTGCGGCACGCCATTTTTATGGTCAAGTTTTTGGTCTCGAAGAAGGGCGTTCGAGCACTCAGTGGGTTGATTTCAACTTTTTTGGGCATCAGCTGGTTATTCACGAGCATCCTAAAACACCGTCTCAACAGTCTGCTCATACCAATCCAGTTGATGGTCATGATGTGCCAGTACCACACTTTGGTGTTGTGCTTGATTGGGATGATTGGCATGCTCTAGCTGAACGCCTAAAAGAGCATAACACAGAGTTTGTTATTGAACCTTACATTCGTTTTAAAGGCGAAGTGGGTGAGCAGGCTACAATGTTTTTCCTCGATCCATGTGGAAATGCGCTTGAATTTAAGGCGTTTCAAGATATGGGACAGTTATTTGCTAAATAA
- a CDS encoding DUF2301 domain-containing membrane protein has product MANPEYQDTLDVLDKLSVCFYRLGISLFAFSLFLLGLNFLHRMPQNGVSLHSSIVIAFISAVICAANIHVYSKVIRFVIQWSTWVSAILIVADYHWQFWWLTLGFIFVTFSGIALKESFCFRVIGLKTIPLFLAPSVLLIFFQWFEIAGILLLLSGVIFTFLSLAKWRMPLHFDIGIKNNYEI; this is encoded by the coding sequence ATGGCTAACCCAGAATACCAAGATACGCTCGACGTCCTTGATAAGTTGAGCGTTTGTTTTTACCGTTTAGGTATCTCCTTATTTGCTTTCTCTCTGTTCCTGCTTGGTCTTAATTTTCTGCATCGCATGCCACAGAACGGCGTCAGTCTTCATAGTTCGATCGTTATTGCCTTCATATCCGCCGTCATTTGTGCCGCTAATATTCATGTGTATAGCAAAGTGATCCGATTCGTTATTCAATGGTCGACATGGGTATCTGCCATACTTATCGTCGCTGATTACCATTGGCAGTTTTGGTGGTTAACTCTTGGTTTTATCTTTGTTACTTTTAGTGGGATTGCGCTAAAAGAATCATTTTGCTTTCGCGTAATTGGTCTAAAAACAATACCACTATTTTTGGCACCCTCTGTATTACTTATTTTCTTTCAATGGTTTGAAATAGCGGGAATTTTACTTCTGTTAAGTGGGGTTATTTTTACTTTTCTCTCATTAGCAAAATGGCGTATGCCGCTCCATTTCGATATTGGTATTAAAAATAATTACGAAATATGA
- a CDS encoding class I SAM-dependent methyltransferase, whose product MPPHFVMKNIINKFFSEKADDSLLLPWGNEEFSKLMLVEHLNQNSLSGSRAKSFIQKEVRFLDGLFKQLSIGRKLLDIGCGPGLYCEQFNYFGYSCDGVDISPAAIEYAKEHVRDSQFFCCNIQDMECEKQYDAGLVLFGLLNEIKDSSSLISSAAQHIREDGYIILEVFHPDFFASLLSESTLVSGSEDATYFSALPHVRITKRFFVEESDCLVNRNLVVDDSGATKLYESHFTCYDLEKTTRLLESNGFTDVQCIQSPQTGEFSYESYYHYIIAKKQSLD is encoded by the coding sequence ATGCCACCTCATTTTGTTATGAAAAATATAATTAATAAATTCTTTAGTGAAAAGGCTGATGACTCGTTATTGTTACCATGGGGTAATGAAGAGTTTAGTAAGTTAATGCTGGTTGAACACCTAAATCAAAATAGTTTAAGTGGTTCTCGGGCAAAGTCATTTATACAAAAAGAAGTTCGTTTCTTAGATGGACTGTTTAAGCAGTTGAGTATCGGAAGAAAATTGCTTGATATAGGTTGTGGACCGGGCTTATATTGTGAGCAATTTAATTATTTCGGCTACTCTTGTGATGGTGTTGACATATCACCTGCGGCAATCGAGTATGCTAAAGAACACGTTCGTGATAGCCAGTTTTTTTGCTGTAATATCCAAGATATGGAATGTGAAAAACAATACGACGCAGGTTTAGTGCTCTTTGGTTTATTAAACGAAATAAAAGATTCTAGCTCTCTTATTAGTTCTGCAGCTCAGCATATTAGGGAGGATGGTTACATTATTCTAGAAGTATTTCATCCTGATTTTTTTGCTTCTTTATTGTCTGAATCGACATTGGTTTCTGGAAGTGAAGATGCTACTTACTTCTCTGCTTTACCACATGTGAGAATAACAAAACGCTTTTTTGTGGAAGAGAGTGATTGCTTGGTCAATCGTAATTTAGTTGTTGATGACAGTGGTGCCACAAAACTGTATGAGTCACACTTCACTTGTTATGATTTAGAGAAAACCACCCGTCTGTTAGAAAGTAATGGTTTTACGGATGTGCAGTGTATTCAAAGTCCTCAAACAGGGGAATTCTCTTACGAAAGTTATTATCACTACATCATCGCAAAAAAACAGTCTCTAGATTGA
- a CDS encoding MFS transporter translates to MNSKFYWLSAAHLLSSTALSSFLLIQQYITTNVLSSPELVGILLAVNFLPKVVFIPIGGYIADRYSKRALLFNTTFLRIILLLWAAYFSYAGSLAMEQLYVISFVFGILDAIFIPTANSCLPYIVSNKKLHKANSIFSACYQLGVIIGPLVISILIDDFSLTDALISTVIILIICSLATLQVLTEPVSQNGLVEGPVKSILSGYEVIKKINMAQDLGFLTITSFFFIGVLTVLTPSLAAINFGSNAKYIGSLNAIYGVGIIAFSLFAQFSKSSLRVSLLTATMMLSILIIMLSQTTTYILSSIIYFICGFIISWVNVSVITTAQQRSPKELVGKTIALIVFSSQVCLPLSFGLISLLINLNFSVPDITLIYGIGFMILSVVVAYIRHSFNIKALRE, encoded by the coding sequence ATGAATAGTAAGTTCTACTGGCTTTCTGCTGCACATTTATTATCCTCTACAGCCTTATCAAGTTTCTTATTAATCCAGCAATACATCACCACTAACGTTCTATCATCTCCCGAGTTAGTGGGCATACTTCTTGCCGTTAACTTTTTACCTAAAGTCGTTTTTATTCCTATTGGTGGTTATATTGCAGACAGATATAGTAAGCGAGCATTGCTATTTAATACTACGTTTTTAAGAATTATACTGCTCTTATGGGCAGCTTATTTCTCCTATGCTGGCAGTTTAGCGATGGAACAGCTTTATGTCATATCTTTTGTTTTTGGTATCCTAGACGCTATATTTATACCAACTGCAAACTCATGTTTACCTTATATTGTATCTAATAAAAAGTTACATAAAGCTAACTCTATTTTTTCTGCTTGCTACCAGTTAGGGGTGATTATTGGTCCGTTAGTTATTTCTATATTGATTGATGATTTTTCCTTAACTGACGCCCTGATTTCTACTGTTATCATTTTAATTATTTGTAGCTTAGCGACTTTACAGGTATTGACTGAACCTGTCTCACAAAACGGTTTAGTTGAGGGGCCAGTGAAAAGTATTCTATCAGGATATGAAGTGATCAAAAAAATCAATATGGCGCAAGACCTCGGATTTTTGACTATCACTAGCTTCTTTTTTATCGGTGTATTAACTGTTCTAACACCATCTTTAGCTGCCATCAACTTCGGTAGCAATGCTAAATATATTGGCTCTCTTAACGCTATCTATGGTGTTGGAATAATCGCATTTTCTCTTTTTGCTCAATTTTCCAAATCATCCCTAAGAGTCAGTCTTCTTACTGCAACCATGATGTTGTCAATACTGATAATTATGTTATCACAAACAACGACATATATACTTTCGTCAATAATTTATTTCATCTGTGGATTCATTATTTCTTGGGTCAATGTATCAGTTATAACAACCGCACAGCAACGATCACCTAAAGAGCTAGTGGGAAAAACAATCGCTTTGATTGTCTTTTCAAGTCAAGTATGTCTGCCACTTTCGTTCGGTCTTATCAGTCTACTCATTAACCTGAATTTTTCTGTTCCAGATATCACTCTAATTTATGGTATTGGCTTCATGATCTTAAGTGTAGTTGTTGCTTACATTAGACATTCATTCAATATAAAGGCCCTGCGAGAATGA
- a CDS encoding helix-turn-helix domain-containing protein, with protein MKHNIYPFVADEIKRLLKTKSISYKHLGDYLSVSEKTITRSLNGHQELSLERLSSICALLNMQLSDLLNLAEKNMSKIHYFNDKQDLAMSENPEIYKLLHGVFSEQNIEVLAQERGKSIAEMYLALRDLEKLDLITIGTNNTCRLCVPKYIAFRPNSRYAKKIKNATMSALLESCCQEITADTTTLKFVSVELTEEEYMTFREDIRNYLLRLVRDQYKKIDDPRSSYTIGIMANPGKYYPEGYNI; from the coding sequence ATGAAACATAATATATATCCATTTGTTGCGGATGAGATCAAACGACTACTGAAAACAAAATCCATTAGTTATAAGCACCTAGGCGATTATTTAAGTGTTTCAGAAAAAACCATCACTCGATCCCTAAACGGTCACCAAGAGCTTAGTTTAGAAAGACTCTCGTCTATTTGCGCCCTGTTAAATATGCAACTTTCAGATCTATTGAATCTTGCAGAAAAAAACATGTCAAAAATTCATTATTTTAATGATAAACAAGATCTTGCGATGTCTGAGAATCCAGAAATTTATAAACTATTACATGGTGTTTTTTCAGAGCAGAACATCGAGGTTTTAGCGCAAGAGCGAGGTAAATCTATAGCTGAGATGTACCTTGCTCTTAGGGATTTGGAAAAGTTAGACCTTATCACTATTGGAACTAACAACACTTGTAGATTGTGCGTCCCCAAATACATAGCATTTAGACCTAATTCTCGTTATGCAAAAAAAATTAAAAACGCAACTATGAGCGCATTATTAGAATCGTGCTGTCAGGAAATCACTGCAGATACAACAACTTTAAAATTTGTCAGTGTGGAGTTAACCGAAGAAGAATATATGACGTTTCGCGAAGACATAAGAAACTATTTATTGCGTCTAGTGAGAGATCAATATAAAAAAATTGATGACCCACGCTCTAGCTATACTATCGGGATAATGGCTAACCCTGGTAAATACTATCCAGAAGGTTATAACATCTAA
- a CDS encoding EamA family transporter, producing the protein MSLRDKLLALAIVIAWGMNFVVIKVGLQGMPPLLLAGLRFAFVVFPAIFFVKRPHLPLKWLVIYGLTINFGQFALLFWAIKIGLSVGLASLILQAQAFITVVLGALLLKERIRLHNIVAIMVAAMGIYLLASSQSQSTGSITWFTLVLILGAATSWALGNLTNKIIMSKHQVPTMSLVVWSAIVPTFAFAISSLLFEGTPVIFEAIVHIEWHNIWALFYLSFIATIVGYGGWSYLLSRYETSLVAPLSLLVPVFGLLSAWLLLGETLNTHQIIGVIIIAIGLVFNIFGGRWLKNKRLISEVNS; encoded by the coding sequence ATGTCGCTGCGAGATAAACTACTCGCTCTGGCGATTGTTATCGCGTGGGGTATGAATTTTGTTGTCATTAAGGTTGGCTTGCAAGGCATGCCACCGCTATTACTGGCCGGATTACGTTTTGCATTCGTTGTCTTCCCTGCAATCTTTTTCGTTAAGCGCCCTCACCTACCATTAAAATGGTTAGTCATTTATGGATTGACCATTAATTTTGGTCAATTTGCCTTATTATTTTGGGCGATAAAAATTGGTTTATCTGTCGGCCTCGCTTCATTGATTCTGCAAGCTCAAGCTTTTATTACCGTCGTACTCGGAGCTTTGCTATTAAAAGAACGAATCAGGTTACATAATATCGTCGCTATTATGGTTGCAGCTATGGGTATTTACTTACTCGCCTCCAGTCAAAGCCAAAGTACAGGTAGCATCACTTGGTTTACGTTAGTACTTATTTTAGGCGCTGCCACATCATGGGCACTTGGAAACTTAACGAATAAAATCATCATGAGTAAGCACCAAGTTCCCACGATGTCACTGGTAGTTTGGAGCGCCATAGTGCCGACCTTTGCCTTTGCCATCTCATCCTTACTTTTCGAAGGTACGCCTGTTATTTTTGAAGCGATAGTACATATCGAATGGCACAATATTTGGGCTTTATTTTACTTATCTTTTATTGCGACGATTGTCGGTTACGGCGGTTGGAGTTACCTTCTGAGTCGATATGAAACTAGCTTAGTTGCACCACTCTCACTTTTAGTCCCTGTATTTGGGTTACTCAGCGCGTGGCTACTGCTTGGTGAAACTTTAAATACGCATCAGATCATTGGCGTGATCATAATTGCCATAGGGTTGGTCTTTAATATTTTTGGTGGCCGTTGGCTGAAAAATAAAAGACTTATCTCTGAAGTAAATAGCTAA
- a CDS encoding TetR/AcrR family transcriptional regulator → MPYDKKHKAKSRHKIIESATHLFSRYGFEKISIGQVMKQASLTHGAFYAHFESKEALYAECFSELLDDSRCARLVKRPLSVNKLKELVSNYWGLHQSTSFRTGPETVLFNEMGTDNERIKLLFQRSYENVRMMLEKRIIALSRIRKLGLSQEKVSDKARAIMASLVGAVTIAKMINDEEEQKKLLKTAQSQILSMLN, encoded by the coding sequence ATGCCTTACGATAAAAAACATAAAGCGAAATCTCGTCATAAGATCATTGAATCAGCCACTCATTTATTTAGCCGTTATGGATTTGAAAAGATCTCTATTGGTCAGGTAATGAAGCAGGCAAGTCTAACGCATGGAGCGTTTTATGCCCATTTTGAATCCAAAGAAGCGTTATATGCCGAATGTTTTTCTGAATTACTCGATGATTCTCGCTGTGCACGTTTGGTAAAAAGACCGTTAAGTGTCAATAAATTGAAAGAGTTAGTATCTAACTACTGGGGATTACATCAATCAACAAGTTTCCGAACTGGTCCTGAAACGGTACTGTTTAATGAAATGGGTACCGATAACGAAAGGATTAAGCTGTTATTTCAACGTTCTTATGAGAATGTACGAATGATGCTGGAAAAAAGAATCATTGCATTAAGTCGTATTCGTAAACTAGGGCTTTCTCAGGAGAAAGTGAGTGATAAAGCACGCGCAATCATGGCTTCACTCGTGGGAGCTGTTACGATAGCAAAGATGATAAATGATGAAGAAGAACAAAAAAAATTACTGAAGACTGCACAATCACAGATATTATCAATGTTGAACTAA
- the fabF gene encoding beta-ketoacyl-ACP synthase II, with amino-acid sequence MNSPIVITGMGIISPLGCNTETAWARLISSQSGITKINHFASDDLPVTVAGQVPTIEKDSHGGFNVDSYIEKKEQKKLDRFTCFALAAANQALNQANWFPQSIDDQENTATVIGTGIGGFTTITQAQKTLEHRGYKRLSPFTVPAFLANLAAGNVSIKYGFKGPIGCPVTACAAGIQAIGDGIRMIRNQEANVAIVGGAEACIDPLSLASFSALKALSTTQDPRSASRPFDQQRNGFVMGEGAGILVIETLEHAIKRGATPLAVISGYGTSSDAHHITAGPEDGSGAALAIRRALKASHLSLDNIQYVNAHATSTPVGDKAEIASLRNVFGNLLPNIPISATKSATGHLLGAAGGVESIFTALSVINNVTPPTLNLDQIDDSMQDLNLVPNKAVSHNIDHALCNGFGFGGVNAAIIISKYLP; translated from the coding sequence ATGAACTCACCAATCGTTATTACCGGAATGGGTATCATCAGTCCCCTCGGATGCAATACAGAAACTGCGTGGGCACGATTGATATCAAGTCAATCAGGCATTACCAAGATTAACCACTTTGCTTCAGACGACTTACCTGTCACTGTCGCCGGACAAGTTCCAACGATAGAAAAAGATTCGCATGGGGGCTTTAATGTCGATAGCTATATTGAGAAAAAGGAACAAAAAAAGCTCGACCGTTTCACATGCTTTGCTCTAGCTGCAGCTAACCAAGCATTGAATCAGGCAAATTGGTTCCCTCAATCTATCGATGATCAAGAAAATACAGCAACAGTTATTGGTACAGGGATTGGTGGCTTCACTACGATTACGCAAGCACAAAAAACCTTGGAACATCGCGGTTATAAACGTCTGTCTCCATTTACCGTACCGGCATTTTTAGCCAATTTAGCCGCAGGGAATGTTTCCATAAAATATGGATTTAAAGGTCCTATTGGCTGTCCAGTTACGGCATGCGCCGCTGGAATACAAGCGATTGGTGATGGTATTCGCATGATACGTAATCAGGAAGCCAATGTTGCTATAGTCGGTGGTGCTGAAGCGTGTATCGATCCACTTTCTTTAGCGAGTTTCAGTGCACTTAAAGCGCTATCGACAACACAAGACCCACGTAGTGCTTCACGCCCATTTGATCAACAGCGTAATGGGTTTGTTATGGGAGAAGGCGCGGGAATTTTAGTCATAGAAACTCTAGAACATGCGATAAAACGTGGCGCGACACCGTTGGCTGTCATTAGCGGTTATGGAACCAGTAGCGATGCACATCATATTACAGCTGGGCCAGAAGACGGGTCGGGAGCTGCACTTGCCATCCGTCGCGCTTTGAAGGCTTCACATCTGAGTCTAGACAATATTCAATATGTTAATGCTCATGCCACATCCACCCCTGTTGGAGACAAAGCAGAAATAGCCAGCTTACGTAATGTATTTGGTAATTTACTGCCTAATATTCCTATTTCAGCAACAAAATCAGCGACAGGGCATCTTCTTGGTGCAGCAGGTGGAGTAGAAAGTATCTTCACTGCACTGTCGGTTATCAATAATGTCACGCCACCAACGCTTAATCTCGATCAGATAGACGACAGCATGCAAGATTTAAACTTAGTTCCAAATAAAGCGGTATCACACAACATCGATCATGCACTTTGTAATGGGTTCGGATTTGGAGGCGTCAACGCAGCCATTATTATCAGCAAGTATTTACCTTAA